The following are encoded in a window of Flavobacterium sp. WC2421 genomic DNA:
- a CDS encoding efflux RND transporter periplasmic adaptor subunit, which yields MKKIITLISISLFILTSCNGEKKEAVAESPAIAVKVSGVSENDNSPFVSASGKIEAENSADLSTRMMGYVTKVHVTIGQKVSAGQSLVSINNSDLQAKKAQVDASILQATAGYNSAKKDYDRFTNLFKQQSASQKELDDMTARYEMAKAGLEGAKQMRNEVLAQFNYSNITAPFSGVVTNTFVKEGDMANPGMPLVSIEGASKLEVSAMVSETDINAIKKGMPVQVLVKSSNEKLTGKVSEVSLSATNTGGQYLVKINLDKTPSSVLSGMFVNVQFPVENKEKTAESNVILVPESALVQQGQLTGIYTIGNENVAILRWLRIGKTFGNQVEVLSGLSANEQYIVSAEGKLYNGAKVSIQ from the coding sequence ATGAAAAAAATAATAACACTAATTTCAATCTCCCTTTTTATTTTAACATCCTGCAACGGAGAGAAAAAAGAAGCAGTTGCTGAATCTCCTGCAATTGCTGTTAAAGTAAGCGGAGTATCCGAAAATGATAACAGTCCATTTGTAAGTGCAAGTGGGAAAATTGAGGCCGAAAATAGTGCCGATTTAAGTACCCGAATGATGGGTTATGTAACTAAAGTTCATGTAACTATAGGTCAAAAAGTAAGCGCTGGACAATCATTAGTAAGCATCAACAATTCAGATTTACAAGCTAAAAAAGCACAAGTAGACGCTAGTATTCTTCAAGCAACTGCAGGTTACAATAGTGCTAAAAAAGATTATGATCGTTTTACAAACTTATTCAAACAACAAAGTGCTTCTCAAAAAGAACTAGACGACATGACGGCTCGTTACGAAATGGCTAAAGCAGGACTTGAAGGAGCAAAACAAATGCGAAATGAAGTATTGGCACAATTCAATTATTCTAATATTACAGCTCCATTTTCAGGAGTGGTAACGAATACTTTTGTAAAAGAAGGTGATATGGCAAACCCAGGAATGCCTTTAGTTAGTATCGAAGGAGCTTCTAAGTTAGAAGTTAGTGCGATGGTTTCTGAAACTGATATTAATGCTATTAAAAAAGGAATGCCAGTACAGGTTTTGGTAAAATCTTCTAATGAAAAATTGACAGGAAAAGTGAGCGAAGTGAGTTTATCAGCTACAAATACAGGTGGCCAATACCTAGTGAAAATAAATTTAGATAAAACGCCTAGTTCAGTCTTGTCAGGAATGTTTGTTAATGTTCAGTTTCCAGTTGAAAACAAAGAAAAAACTGCTGAAAGTAATGTTATTTTAGTTCCGGAAAGCGCTTTAGTACAGCAAGGACAACTTACTGGAATATATACTATTGGTAATGAAAATGTAGCGATTTTAAGATGGTTGCGTATAGGGAAAACTTTTGGCAACCAAGTAGAAGTTTTGTCTGGATTATCAGCAAACGAACAATACATTGTTTCTGCCGAAGGTAAATTGTACAACGGAGCGAAAGTTAGTATTCAGTAA
- a CDS encoding efflux RND transporter permease subunit: protein MQEGISGKIANFFINSKLTILMMVGLMIIGVYSSFLIPREEEPQINVPMADVMVGYPGASPTEVESRVAKPLEKIISNIKGVEHVHTMAMNGQAMLIVQFYVGQDVERSYVKLYDELAKHEDMFPKGVYKPMVKTRSIDDVPMLGITLWSDKMDDFQLRQIAEEVTSEIEKVKDVAITKEIGGRSRTLKVVLDKDKMAENGIDALGIMQMIQANNSSSQSGSFVNQDQEYLITTGKFLTSADDVENLVVGVNKNMPVYLKQVATIQDGPSTARNYVSFGYGKTNENYKSAQSEYPAVTISVGKVKGADAMKISEKIIEKVNHLKSNLIPNDVHVEVTRNYGETASDKVGELLMHLGIAILAVTILVMFAMGWRGGLVVFFSVPLTFALTLFSYYMLDYTLNRITLFALVFVVGIVVDDSIIIAENMHRHFKMKRLPFKQAAIYAINEVGNPTILATFTVIAAILPMAFVSGMMGPYMSPMPIGASIAMILSLFVALTVTPYLGYHLLQEKDEQGHKEAEGLETNFIYKIYNKLERPLLESSMKRRVLVGVTVLLLFGSVAMFFTKSVLVKMLPFDNKNEFQVVIDMPEGATLERTSAVTKEIAQYLTTIPEVVNYQNYIGTSAPITFNGLVRHYDLRGGSNMADIQVNLLHKEDRKLQSHDIAKTVRPEIQKIAKKYGANVKIIEVPPGPPVLSTLVAEVYGQNYKDQIKVAQQVKDILHKTDGIVDIDWTVEDNQTEYKLEVDKEKAMLNGIAPQQIVGNLTYLLKEYPISNLYAENSNDNVGIVLSLDDKDKTSLQDIQNLKIKGSQGNMIPVSDLVKVKTDTLQKTIYRKDQKRVVYVTADMAGALESPVYAILGMTEKLDKMNIPKGYKVNELYMEQPTDESDFTVKWDGEWQITLEVFRDLGVAFMVAIVIIYMLIVGWFQNFKTPIVMMLAIPLSLIGIVFGHWLLGAYFTATSFIGMIALAGVMVRNSVLLIDFIEIRLNDGIELKQAIIEAGAVRTSPILLTTGAVVIGASIILFDPLFQGLAISLVFGAIVSTILTLIVVPLIYYVTERKKWEK from the coding sequence ATGCAAGAAGGAATTTCAGGTAAAATCGCCAATTTTTTCATCAATTCAAAACTAACCATTTTGATGATGGTGGGTTTGATGATCATTGGTGTATATAGTTCTTTTCTCATTCCAAGAGAAGAAGAACCACAAATTAATGTTCCTATGGCCGACGTAATGGTAGGTTATCCAGGAGCGAGTCCTACTGAAGTAGAAAGTCGTGTGGCTAAACCGCTAGAGAAAATCATCTCGAATATTAAAGGGGTGGAACACGTGCATACGATGGCTATGAATGGTCAAGCGATGCTTATTGTTCAGTTTTACGTAGGTCAAGATGTGGAGCGTTCGTATGTAAAATTATACGACGAACTAGCAAAACACGAAGATATGTTCCCAAAAGGAGTGTACAAACCAATGGTAAAAACACGTTCTATTGATGATGTTCCTATGCTTGGAATCACGCTTTGGAGCGACAAAATGGACGATTTTCAATTGCGTCAAATTGCTGAAGAGGTAACTTCGGAAATTGAAAAAGTAAAAGATGTTGCTATTACAAAAGAAATTGGTGGACGTAGTAGAACACTAAAAGTAGTTTTAGACAAAGATAAAATGGCCGAGAATGGCATTGATGCTTTGGGTATCATGCAAATGATTCAAGCCAATAACAGTAGTTCTCAATCGGGAAGTTTTGTAAATCAAGATCAAGAATATTTGATTACTACAGGTAAATTCTTAACCTCAGCCGATGATGTAGAAAATCTTGTTGTAGGTGTCAATAAAAATATGCCGGTTTACTTAAAACAAGTGGCTACGATTCAAGACGGACCATCGACTGCTAGAAATTATGTGTCTTTTGGTTATGGTAAAACAAACGAAAACTATAAAAGCGCCCAATCTGAATATCCAGCGGTTACGATATCTGTAGGTAAAGTAAAAGGGGCTGATGCCATGAAAATTTCGGAGAAAATCATTGAAAAAGTAAACCATTTAAAATCGAACTTGATTCCGAACGATGTTCATGTTGAGGTAACTCGTAATTATGGAGAAACAGCATCAGACAAAGTGGGTGAATTGTTAATGCACTTAGGAATCGCTATTTTGGCGGTTACCATTTTAGTGATGTTTGCTATGGGCTGGAGAGGTGGATTAGTAGTATTCTTTTCGGTTCCATTAACGTTTGCATTGACTTTGTTCAGTTATTATATGCTGGATTATACGTTGAATAGAATTACACTTTTCGCCTTGGTATTCGTGGTGGGAATTGTCGTCGATGACAGTATTATTATCGCAGAGAATATGCACAGGCATTTCAAGATGAAGCGATTGCCCTTTAAACAAGCTGCTATTTATGCTATAAATGAAGTAGGAAACCCAACGATTTTAGCAACATTTACGGTTATCGCAGCTATTTTACCAATGGCATTTGTATCTGGAATGATGGGACCTTATATGAGTCCGATGCCTATAGGAGCTTCGATTGCTATGATTTTATCTTTATTTGTTGCCTTGACGGTTACGCCTTATTTAGGATATCATTTATTGCAAGAAAAAGACGAGCAAGGTCATAAAGAAGCCGAAGGTTTAGAAACTAACTTTATTTATAAAATATACAACAAGCTAGAGCGTCCTTTATTGGAAAGCAGCATGAAGCGTAGAGTGCTTGTAGGGGTAACTGTTTTGTTATTATTTGGTTCTGTTGCTATGTTTTTCACTAAATCAGTTTTGGTAAAAATGTTGCCTTTTGATAATAAAAATGAATTTCAAGTGGTAATTGATATGCCTGAAGGAGCAACTCTGGAAAGAACATCAGCGGTTACTAAAGAAATTGCACAGTATCTAACGACAATTCCAGAAGTCGTTAATTATCAAAACTACATTGGAACATCGGCTCCAATCACTTTTAACGGATTAGTTCGTCATTATGATTTGCGTGGTGGAAGTAATATGGCTGATATTCAAGTAAATTTATTACACAAAGAAGATCGAAAATTACAAAGTCACGACATTGCAAAAACGGTACGTCCTGAAATTCAGAAGATAGCTAAAAAATATGGTGCAAATGTAAAAATTATCGAAGTTCCACCAGGACCTCCTGTATTATCAACATTGGTTGCTGAGGTTTACGGACAAAATTACAAAGACCAAATTAAAGTAGCGCAACAAGTAAAAGACATTTTACATAAAACAGATGGAATTGTAGATATCGATTGGACTGTAGAAGACAATCAAACAGAATACAAACTGGAAGTGGACAAAGAAAAAGCAATGCTGAACGGGATTGCACCACAACAAATCGTGGGGAATTTGACGTATTTATTGAAGGAATATCCTATTTCTAATTTGTATGCTGAGAATTCTAATGACAATGTAGGTATTGTGCTTTCGCTAGACGATAAAGACAAAACAAGCTTGCAAGACATTCAGAACTTAAAAATAAAAGGAAGCCAAGGGAATATGATTCCTGTAAGTGATTTGGTAAAAGTAAAAACAGATACGCTACAAAAAACCATTTATAGAAAAGATCAAAAACGGGTAGTTTATGTAACCGCTGATATGGCTGGAGCGTTAGAAAGTCCTGTGTATGCCATTCTGGGAATGACCGAGAAATTGGACAAAATGAATATTCCAAAAGGTTATAAGGTCAATGAATTGTACATGGAACAACCTACAGATGAAAGTGATTTCACTGTAAAATGGGATGGAGAATGGCAGATAACTTTAGAAGTATTCCGTGATTTAGGTGTTGCCTTTATGGTAGCCATCGTAATCATCTATATGTTGATTGTGGGTTGGTTCCAAAACTTTAAAACACCAATCGTGATGATGCTTGCGATTCCGTTATCGTTAATAGGGATTGTATTTGGTCACTGGTTATTGGGCGCTTATTTTACTGCTACTTCTTTCATTGGTATGATTGCCTTGGCAGGAGTTATGGTGAGAAACTCGGTTTTACTGATTGACTTTATCGAAATCCGACTGAATGATGGTATCGAATTAAAACAAGCGATTATAGAGGCTGGAGCAGTAAGAACCTCCCCTATTCTATTGACAACTGGAGCTGTAGTTATAGGAGCATCTATCATCTTATTTGATCCATTGTTTCAAGGATTGGCTATTTCATTAGTATTTGGAGCTATTGTTTCTACTATTTTAACATTGATTGTAGTGCCGTTGATTTATTATGTGACGGAGAGAAAGAAATGGGAAAAATAA
- a CDS encoding TolC family protein: protein MKKINLIVLLGTISISTISYSQETLPISKSELSQKVSDKNLQIKIAEQDFKSAKADYRQSNSLFLPNITASHTAISTTNPLMAFGSKLNQEILTASDFDPNLLNNPNRTQNFATKIEVLQPLINVDGMYGRQAAKAKMNAYGLQTERTKEYLELEVNKSYMELQLAYKAVAVLEKANATADANLKLIDNYFKQGMLQKTDLLSVQVRVNEVKNQLQYAKSNVHNASDYLAFLLNEDIGDKVYKPTEELENTITIKNIDTTLSENRKDIQAMDQSTEAYQKMFLSSKMNFLPRLNAFGSYELYDDVLFGTKAKGYVVGAQLSWNVFDGFKSIGKMEKAKADFQKAEIETQQYKAKSQLELNKTNRQLNDAENKVALSKLDLEQSQEAYRIRSNRFAQGLEKTTDLLQTETQMFKKELEYLQSVFEYNFTQQYLQFLTK, encoded by the coding sequence ATGAAGAAAATAAATTTAATAGTACTATTAGGAACAATTTCCATCTCTACTATTAGTTATAGTCAAGAAACTTTGCCTATTTCTAAGAGTGAGCTTTCGCAAAAAGTCTCCGATAAAAACTTACAGATTAAAATCGCCGAACAAGATTTTAAATCGGCAAAAGCAGATTATAGACAATCTAATTCTCTTTTCTTACCCAATATTACGGCTTCACATACTGCCATTTCGACAACAAATCCATTAATGGCTTTTGGATCTAAATTAAATCAAGAAATCCTTACGGCTTCCGATTTTGATCCAAATTTATTAAATAATCCAAATCGCACACAAAATTTTGCTACTAAAATTGAGGTTTTACAGCCCTTAATTAATGTAGATGGAATGTATGGAAGACAAGCTGCAAAAGCTAAAATGAATGCTTACGGATTACAAACCGAGCGCACCAAAGAATATCTCGAGCTAGAGGTGAATAAATCGTATATGGAATTGCAATTAGCGTATAAAGCAGTGGCCGTTTTAGAAAAAGCGAATGCTACCGCAGATGCTAATTTGAAATTAATAGATAATTATTTCAAGCAAGGAATGCTGCAAAAAACAGATTTACTTTCAGTACAAGTACGCGTAAATGAAGTTAAAAATCAATTACAATATGCTAAAAGCAATGTGCATAATGCTTCCGATTATTTAGCTTTTTTATTGAATGAAGATATTGGTGATAAAGTTTACAAACCAACCGAAGAATTAGAAAACACGATTACTATTAAAAATATAGATACTACACTTTCTGAAAACAGAAAGGATATTCAAGCCATGGATCAATCGACTGAGGCCTATCAAAAAATGTTTCTTTCCAGTAAAATGAATTTCTTACCACGATTGAATGCTTTTGGTAGTTATGAATTGTATGACGACGTACTTTTTGGAACTAAGGCTAAGGGATATGTTGTAGGAGCTCAATTATCATGGAATGTATTTGATGGTTTTAAATCAATAGGAAAAATGGAAAAAGCGAAAGCTGACTTTCAAAAAGCGGAAATTGAAACCCAACAATACAAAGCCAAAAGCCAATTGGAACTAAATAAAACTAACCGCCAGCTGAATGATGCCGAAAACAAGGTTGCTCTTTCTAAATTGGATTTAGAACAATCTCAAGAAGCATACAGAATAAGAAGCAATCGTTTTGCACAAGGATTAGAAAAAACGACTGACTTATTACAAACTGAAACTCAAATGTTCAAAAAAGAATTAGAATACTTACAATCTGTTTTTGAATATAATTTTACACAACAATATTTACAATTTTTAACGAAGTAA
- a CDS encoding DUF2892 domain-containing protein — MKNKVFRIIVGSFILISLLLTIYVNQNWMWFTVFIGVNLIQSGFTKWCLLETILTKIGLKD; from the coding sequence ATGAAAAATAAAGTATTTAGAATTATCGTGGGATCTTTTATCTTAATCAGTTTGTTATTGACAATCTATGTAAATCAAAACTGGATGTGGTTTACCGTTTTTATAGGCGTTAATTTAATTCAATCTGGTTTTACCAAATGGTGTTTACTAGAGACTATTTTAACTAAAATTGGTTTGAAAGACTAA
- a CDS encoding type II toxin-antitoxin system antitoxin SocA domain-containing protein: protein MKSPITGKEMTLQIEKSILEFRKEKFEYNHKSYYCADSGESFTTTELDEFNLNQVYNQYRDKHNIPFPDQIIKLRNTYGLSASMMSKILGFGTNSYRNYEKGEVPSLANANLINTVSNSILNFKLLVDLNNDLNDEEKIKILKRIEVVIENYRESKDDKNYVGILFENRLPDNYTGYRKPDMEKMSNMILFFAEKLNPTETMMNKLLFYSDFYNYKNTAYSISGANYMAHNYGPVPVRFGGIFDYAVNKDYIFMKVEDYGNGYWGKCFYKSSQKDFNSELFNSEEIESLNVIVNTFRGCNATQIMGKSHEEKAWLENEKSKSLIDYNYAFELIHV from the coding sequence ATGAAAAGTCCAATCACAGGTAAGGAAATGACCTTACAAATTGAAAAAAGTATTTTGGAATTTAGAAAAGAAAAATTCGAATATAATCACAAAAGTTATTATTGTGCAGATAGCGGAGAATCATTTACAACCACAGAGTTGGATGAATTTAATTTAAATCAAGTGTATAATCAATATAGGGATAAGCATAATATCCCATTTCCGGACCAAATTATTAAATTGAGGAATACTTATGGTTTATCTGCAAGTATGATGTCCAAAATATTGGGTTTTGGGACGAATAGCTATAGGAATTATGAAAAGGGGGAAGTTCCAAGTTTAGCAAATGCTAATTTAATTAATACGGTTTCAAATAGTATTTTGAACTTTAAGTTATTAGTTGATTTAAACAATGATTTGAATGATGAAGAAAAAATAAAAATCCTTAAAAGGATTGAAGTTGTCATTGAAAATTATCGAGAAAGCAAAGATGATAAAAATTATGTAGGCATTTTATTTGAAAATAGGTTACCTGATAATTATACAGGTTATAGAAAACCTGATATGGAAAAGATGTCAAATATGATTTTGTTTTTTGCTGAAAAGCTGAATCCTACGGAAACAATGATGAATAAATTATTATTTTATTCTGATTTTTATAATTATAAGAATACAGCATATTCAATAAGTGGCGCAAATTATATGGCGCATAATTATGGTCCAGTTCCAGTAAGATTTGGAGGTATATTTGATTACGCTGTAAATAAGGACTATATTTTCATGAAAGTGGAAGATTATGGAAATGGATATTGGGGTAAATGCTTTTATAAATCCAGTCAAAAAGATTTTAATTCAGAATTATTCAATTCCGAAGAAATAGAGTCTTTAAACGTTATTGTAAATACATTCAGAGGTTGCAATGCTACTCAAATAATGGGGAAAAGCCATGAGGAAAAAGCTTGGTTAGAGAATGAAAAAAGCAAAAGTTTAATAGATTATAATTATGCATTTGAATTAATTCACGTCTGA